The Bombus vancouverensis nearcticus chromosome 5, iyBomVanc1_principal, whole genome shotgun sequence genome segment tcctcttgttttctcttctgcttcgtaaccctcttcctcctccttgtcttcctttttccctttctcttcttACCTCTCTTTCCCTTTCGAATTCTAACAAGTATTAGTAGTTCACAGTAACGTTTTAACTTTCTTGCAAAACATGGAACGAACGTAATACACCAACTTTTCTTtcacgtataaattttctacttTTGTTTCCCGTTGTTTTACATATCGTGCATGTACTTAAGAATTAATTCTGTACGGAAAGTTTAATCGACGAGGCTCgagtttgccttcttcttctcctgtttttctttttctttcctttccctttttgGGGGACAGTAGAAAATGCAGAAATACAGGACAAGATCACGCAACGGATGTAAAATCTTTTTCTCTCGTGTGTGGCGTGTAGAAATTATACGGGAAAACTGATAACCGGTGGACGAAAACAAACAAGTACGAAGAAGAAATATGACAAGCAAAATTAACGGTAAATTTCGCATAAATGGAACACTGTAAAAGAGAGGGGAAAATACAATAACGTCCGAAACGTAACGACACGCGGCACCAATTTGTCAGGTTCAGAGCAAAGAGCAAAGCATCGGTGATAGAGTAGCCAATCACAGTGAATACTGACTCGGAATCGGACTGGTTGTGTAGGGCTGCGAAGCACGCACACGCTTTGCCATCCTTTTCTATTGCGGTCGAGCCCCTCTGTAGGTACGACTGCCACTTAACGCGAATGGACGGTTAAAAGACCCTCCTGTGCGAGTCAAGCGGCCACTCGAAACAACTACGATCAGCCTAGGTTCCTCTTACGCGCACCCGTTCATTGCTAACCCCCTCCTCTGATCCTACTTCACTTCCCTTCCCCTTTCCTCCCTTTCGCTGTCTTTCAGTTGTACCTCTGCACGCGCGTGCTCGTGTTCTCTCGCGGCGAACCGTATCGCGAGTCACAACGGAATGGTTATACTCCATTTACTCGTACGTAAAGTATTATGCGGTCCGAAAACACAATTCATCCGAATTTTTCTATTCCGATTCCCTAACACCGTGCCGTTCTGTTCTTGCCGTTTCTTCCAACAAAATTCCAAACTTCAATTTTCCAAATACGGCTATGCAAATCAACCTTTCTCTCCATCATCGAAGAATGAAACTCCGAATCGTGTGTGATCATCCATCTTCTATCATGGAAGCTTTGAAATAATCGGTCAACGGTTTGGGACGATCGTTAGACTCTTCCTCCGTTCCATATTTACCATCAGGCTTTTTATAGGTTAGTTTGTTACTTTGATGAATTCTATCGAATCGAATCAACGTAAATTAATATGTACGTCAAACCGATTTTTATGTATCTAGTACTTACAATTAGCGAAGCAAAGAATATCGAGCAAAGATTCCATGAAGAAAATTAACGTTAGTAAGAAAAGACAGAAACGGGAGAAAGATGAAATGTCCTTTTCCGACGAACGGACCACGATAGGGTTGAGCTATAAATAACTCGACAACTTCTCTGAAAACGGAAAGTAGCTCGCCTTCGAGTTCCGTAGCAAATTCCCAGAATAGCTTTCTGGATCGGTGTTTGTTCGTCCctccgttcgttcgttcgttcgttcgttcgttcgttctttcGTTTGCCCGGTCGCTCGGTCGGTCgatcggtcggtcggtcggtcagTCGGTCGGACGCTTGGCCGGTCGCTAGTATACCATGTGCGATTATGATGGTAAATAATAAGCGGTTACGTTGGTTATTTTCCTAACGTCACTTACACGATCGCCTTCTTgtatcattttttaataataaataaatgataaaactaTTTAAATGGTGCTCTTGGATCGTCTACGTAtctatgttttcttttttcagtTTTCAACCTATCGATTTAACCTATGTGACATTTCGTAATTACGTAATCCATAAATCATTAGAGATCATATCGTTTATCGATGTAATCAATATGCTTATCGGCTGTTACTAACGAATTATAATTATCGCATAGCATAGGTTTCCAACGATTATCGAAAGAGATTTTGCCACTAACAACACACTATGTTATTTACAAACGTTAATTGTacgttttaaaatttcaatatatataaaatataaatacagtTCATTGTTAGTAATCGAAACgcgattttatgattttatcaCGTTATTTTTTGTAGATATGACCTAGCTCTTAGACAGCACCTAATTTTAAACATCCCATGTTTATCCTAATTTTCATCACTCTCGATATTTATCACTTAGACAGATGATAACATATAAAAGATATTTACACCCGTTTTTCTGTATTTAACCACTTATAAGCCCCTTTTCTCCATTCTCCGCTGCAATATTTCCTTCCTCGAACAGTTCTGACACTCTTTATATTCTATTCTCCTGTTCTTTAACGATTTGACTATCGACCTTCATCGTTGGGAGAAGATTGTGTAATGATTAATGGATAATGCTTATCGTGTGGagtatatgaaagaaaaatatgtatatatatacaagtcATGTCaagtatataaaagaaaaatatgtatagATATAGTAATATATTAGATATCGGTACAGTAATAAGAAAAAACTCGGTAAACGATTTTGACTCGTTGAAACATCCAACAGTTGAAATGTGCTCACGGTTCATTCGAAAGCGTGCGTCAACATGATTCGTTGATGACGTTTACGATATCACTCTCGAACGACCGTGCCAAGATGCAATTGATATAAATTAAAGCGGACAATTAGAGAAAGTGAGAGAACGTCGTTCTTTTCTCGATATATCTCATTGGGTAGACAGCTGGCCGTATATACACGTTATTTTGTTTCAGTTATTTGTCTCTCAAGTCTTGGACGACCATTTATTCGATGGCGTGCTTCTGTATTTGAAAATGGAACGTGACTGTAACAGTCAAACGCGGTTAAACTAGCTCTCTTTAATTCAAGCCAAAAGAAAAACAGCCATTCAAACTTTTCATGTTCTAGTTATCCATCTTGTGTCTCTTATCCATGATTTCTATATAAGTTTTATAAAACccgagagaaagaaagactaTGTGGCGTGTGATACATCCTTTCGACTTTCGAAACGATCCGATTCAATTTGACCCGACCCTAGTTCGATTCGAATCCATATACAATTCGTTTTGATTCGATTCGACCCGACTTGTGTTCTTTTATATCCTGTTGCGTTCGATTTTCTTGCTCCATTCCCTAGTCACGACACGATACGCGATACTCGAGACACTTAGACATGCGACACTCGACACTCGACACTGAATACCGAGGACGAATCCAGACCTTAAAGACAATGACAACGTTACGGTATAGAGTTTTCTCCAAAACCAGAACTTTGCTGTCGATCGAGATAACAATAACTAGAAAGTGAATCTTTGAGTCGGTATCTCGAAAGACATACCTTGATACGGTCTTCCTTGAATGACAGTAACAGCACAACGAACTGAATCCTTCTGATCTAGGCGTCGCGGCGTTCCGCGTCTAATATACACCTCTCGGCGGGTGTTCGGTGCGCGCGTCCTTCTCTTTCAGGGAGAACCCCTTTCTTCGCCACCCCTTCAACTTGCCCAGAGAATCGCTGCGTTATCGCTCAGCTTCGAGTTACCTCCCTCGGCACCACCAGCTGCCCGCCTAATTGCGAACAGGCAGAAATAGAGCCTGCAATCTTCTTCCTTGCAAATAACGAGTAGCTTACGTCTTGTTCGTCACgagctctttctctctctctctctctctctctctctctctctccctccctcacTCTTTcctttgatttcttctttctcttttccttttttcccttgTCTTCGTTTCTTTCCGTTACCCTCCCTTCTTGTTATCCTCCATCACCTATCTAGCTTTCCTGTCCGTTCCCATCTTCCTCCCGCCTTCGCTTCGTTTCCTacgattctttctttctttctttctttcttccttccttctctctttccttcttctttattttctttccagTCATCTGCCATCGTTTCAATTAActttttcaagattaaatgTAGACGCGTGACGCAATGTTACGAGCTATATTTCGAAAATTGACGATAGCAAAGGATGATACTGTAGGCGTTGACGAGAGAATAAAAGACAGTTGATCAACGATAATTTTGGGATACACGTGGAACGGCAAAGAAATTGCCTTGAGTACACGTGCCATTGAGTTGCTCGCTGAAATCGAGGATACTGCGAGGGTGCCGCAGGGACGCCACGGTGGTATCGGATCAGAGACTACTATAACCAACAAACACATGCATTGTACAGATAGCTTCGTTTGATGGTGTTTGAAAAGAGTAAATGTTTTTCAACTCACCTGTGACCCTATTCTCAACAATATGCGTTTTACGCTCCTTATTTCCATAAAAGAAGACAGATTTTACCCGCGTAGTAATCTTTGTTCTTATACCTTCCACtagtctttttttttctttttttcttttcaggaTTCCTTTTCTTCGCTAAAGGACGAACAGTTACAGAAGAAGCGTGGAACAAGGAGATATCGACGATGCACGTGGCAGAAAATGTTTTCGTATCGTACGCTTCCTTGACGGAAGGGACGATGGTTTCACATGGCTATTCTGGCGTCTTAGTCGCAGAACGTTGGGTACTTGCACACGGTTCCATGCTGGCCCCAGTTTTATCTCGATCCCGGgatttccttcgtttctttacAGTTTTAAATTCCGGAGATTTAGCCACGGCTCGAGCATCGGAACAGTTGTTCGATGATTTAACGTTTCAGATACATCGTAACCATTCGTTAAAGGAATCAGGAAAGTTAGTAGCCGTTTGGAAATGTCCTCTTTTGGAGGAAACACTGGAgaattctttgaaaaattttaccttCGAGAAACAACACGACTTTGATCGTCTTTTATTACCTGTCTTCTTGATGATCAAATGCAAATCGTTCGaattaagcgacgaaacaataGGACGAGAAAAAGACTCGACATTCGTAGAAAGTAAGCAGCTGGGCGGAGAATCAGAAGTAACGGATAAAGCGAAAGTTAAACAAGTTTTACTTCAACTTGCGAAACAAGCTGCTGTCGGCAAAATTACAAAAGGAGCTATCGTTGAATTAGTCTCGACGCCGTTTGGAAATGCATTTTTTATCGACTCGGTGAGTCGCGGAATTATTGGAAACTTACTTGGAACCAACCAGTGTCTCATTGTAATCGACGTGACTAGCTTCCCTGGATGCGAAGGTAGTCCTGTATTTTTAATCAACGATTGgtaattcatttattatattttcagcCGTTTGCCCTTTGAATTTATTCTTTCGTTGCACTTGCTAACATTTCGTATAATCTTCAAGTGGCCGAAGAAATATTTGCGGCATGGTAATTGCGTCATTAAGCCGGTACCGCGGAGAATGGGTAAATTGTACTTTCGCTGTGAACCTGTTATCATTGTTGAAACGAATTCTCCAAAGTCGTGTCTTGAAAGATGATCCTCGATGTTTGTCCTGCAAGATTTTACCTTTCACATGGCGGAGTCTGCCCGAAATTGGTACGCATGcacttttcctttctttctcattAGCGATGTTCACTCTTGAACTCTACGGGTCTCTATATGTAACTTTATGGACAATCATTGGTTCGTCCTTTGTTCAGACACCCTTGAAAAAAGTATCGCGATCGTAAAGTGTGGACCGAACTGGGGCACCGCTACTTTAGTAGACGAACAAAGCGGAACATTCATAACGTGCGCACATGTTGTTACAATGGTATACaagtctttcttttttctttccttatttCACTTTTTCCTCTCTAAAGTTATTGGAAAAGTCGCCGTGGATTTCTTCGTATCGCGAATCACGAATctattttaatctttttatttaatcatttctaGGCAccagaaagaaaaattaaacttgCAACCTGCATTATGTCGCGCACAGACGAGTTCGAATGGTTTGCAGAAGCAAATTTGATATATAAAACACCAACGGAACGACCTTATGATATTGCTGTATTGAAGATCGATCTAAAGTTCAAAGAACCTTCGATGAAGGCTATCGAACTTGCTGATACAGATGCACAGAAGGGTAAGGCGCTTAAAAATTGCATACTTTCTTTCTAACTTCCAGCTAGCTCTACAAGCTCCGCGTTTAAATACcataatatgaaaataaaaatacaaaaacgaaagaaattcgtTAGACATAATGCTGGTGTGAGctaaaatggaaaaagaaaagcatATTGGTGTCATCACTAGCGCAGTTCGTATTAACAGTTATACGTTCGGTTATATCAAGAATCGAGACTTTTTTGTAACGCATCCACACCGTTGGAGGTTATTCCGGTTGGTTAACGGTAATGAAAATAAGAATTAAGAATATAGGAAGATCATGGAGTAGAAGGCGACGTTGTGGCGCCGTACGTTGCAAGGGAAAGCAACACTGACCTTCTTTCATTGACGGAAAAATAACTAGGTCTAAATTGAGCCAATTGATCGTTGAGGGGCTGAATCGACGTTTCGTTGATATCGAACAAATGTTGCGAACATCCATCCCTCTTCCAAGCTCTCTCGCTATTCATCCAACTATCCATCtgccttttttcttccttccgcTCGTCTTTCAAACTCCCTTCAATTGAGTCTAATGAGCCTCTATTATTAACTACGAATTGGGTACAAATACTAACCAAATTAAAAGGATTTCTTTGGACATTTGTTCCACACATACAAGTGCGCACATACACGACTACACGTGTATATAAAGATGTACATATCTCCCATGTTGAACGTTGATAATCATAAGCTATGACAGAATAATATGGTTTTTTCGTAGGGGAAGAAATACTTTCTATAGGATTTCCAATCTCCTTGAAAGGACGGCCTACCATCAGCAGCGGAATAATATCAAAAACCTGGCGACACATGTTTCAAACCAATTGTTGCGTGCACGGTGGCGTTAGCGGTGGACCCATTGTTCGACGCGCCAATTTTAAAATGTTAGGGATAGTGGTTTGCAATGTTGCTTTATCGAACGATTCTGTTTTATATCCACGATTGTGCATGGCAATACCGACTACTGTTTTTAAGAAACCACTGGATGATTATCTACGAACTGCTGGTACTATACATACCGATTCGCtaaaatcttttctttttttttacttttacattaattctatgaaaaatgaaatgttATTGCGAAATTTTCAGATCCTAAAGCGTTAGAAGGATTGACCCAATATGATAAGAGCGTTGCAAGCACTTGGAATTTTACTCCTTTTCTTCCCTCaagtatgtaatatataaaCTGTGTTAAACaaagtaaatataatatatcgaaGAAAAGAAGGCCTTTATTCGTTCGATGATCAATTTCAACAGATTAAAATCAACTTCATGCAATTTTATAATGTGCTACTTAACGAAATTTAAACGTTTAGATATAGCGTATATATCGTTATGCGGGATCTATTTCTCTAGATAAAAACACCAAATAAAAATAAGTAGAATACTTTATCGGAAtaaatttaatgtatattttgtataatttcgtGATATACTTTCATGCTAAATGTCAAATGGAACATTAAGCatttaatttctataaattcCATTCGTTAATTTACGTAGAACAATTGTAGTACCTTATTTTGTTTATATCAGAAGAtacgaaaaataaaagaacatgTTACAAGATAATTAGGCATTTGTTCATTGATCAAATGATAATTGCAgcgaatttattatttaaatatagatAAAGGATGCCTATGGGTAAATGCTGTACTTGTTTTCCTgataaaaaaatttcatccgaATAAGGATTTTAAGAAATCTGTTCTATCTGTTACAGGTTCGTTTTCCTTTTTGCTTCTAATTTCAACATCGGTATCCCTCTGTTTTATCTCAGGCGGTATAAAACTACTATATCCATCTTTTTGTACTTGACGTAGCTTCCTACTTCTATCGATATTGTGCGAATAGAAGTTTGCTTCTCGTTTTGCCTGTGCAATTTCAGTTCGTAATCTTTGTTTATGTACAGCTCGTTCATAAGCTAAACGTTCGCTTAAGTGAAGCCACTTGAATCTAATAAACACAATATAAGATTAAATTATTCCTACATAATAAACTACAGTCATGGTTTAAAAAGCAATTTGTTACCTTGGTAGATACTTTATATTCCAAATAGCATCGTAAAATTTGCTTCTTTTTCTAGATGAGATGTGTGTATTGTTCAATATAGTCACAACATATTTTGCTACTGCCTTACTTTCAAATTCAACCCAACCTTCTGTAAACAACCTTGTACcaactttctttcgtttctttgttTTATCATCCCGTCCCAGTTCTGTATGGAAAAAACATAATGCATATTCGTCTATAAAAAAgtcttataatatatattatcagAAGATCAaacaaatattgttttaaaaccGAAAATACCTTTGACTACTTATTAAATAGAGGTTATGCTATATATAAGTGGGACATTTATCAGACTACCTTATTGTTTTATCCGTAATGACTAACCATTTTCTGCTAACTGTAAATAGATTCTTCCAACTTTTCcgtatatagaaaataattcacGAATTTTCGTGATATTCATGTATTTAGGTATATTAGATAAATATACAATTCCAggtttttttcttttcactttCGATGTATTATCGAGTTTTACATCCTCtatattttcaatgttttcCACTTCCATATCCATATTTTGTAAGCACGAATAAGTAAGAGTAAGAACTAATGCTATCTTGTGCGAGTAACAAACTTTAGATGACACATGCGACACTGCAACACACAAACGTGGTTCTTCGGTACTCCCTGCTTCTTGCTTTGCTATACTTTCATCTATCCAATTTTTAGATAGCCGTTCTCTACTTCTAATTTATCGTTATTCCAAGTTTGGCATCAAGCTTAATACGATCTATCAAATATGCTAGAGACGAAAGAGatgaaaattgattttttattatttaactcatatgtacgatatatgataataaataaGACATATCTCTATTGTTCTTTTTTAGAATATGTCTTCGACTATATAAAAATTTCCGTTTTCGCCTAAGATTTAacaagaaaaatgagaaaaaatagGTCAGGATATGTATATACAATGTAATTTATAACTGTGATTGAAAATTCTCTATATTATGATCAAACATCATTTCTTACAATTAGGTAGAGAATTTGGAATACGAGAATAGTATCGGTGAAAAGTGTAAAAGCTAATGATAGCATAAACTGGAAACTGATGTACTGCAAATGAGAAAAATGAGAAACAGTTATGGAactaagaaaaatgaaatttttatatcgtcAGCCACGATTAAATGTGGTGTATTTAGCGCGGCACATATAGCGCTAGTGGTTTGCTCTTCTTGTTGTTGCGCAACGAGGAGCGCGCAGCGTCTCAGTATGTGCAGGAAGGTACAAGTGCGTTCGTAACATCATGTATCGTTGAAAAAGTCATTATTTTTCTGCTAGTTACGTTATTTTGACCAAAGTTTCGCTGATGAAGTTCCATACAAGTAATTCTCCTATGGAATAACTTAATAACAACGAAACAACGACGGATGTCTGAAAATTTTCGGGGAACGTTACTTGGCTGAATCAAACAAAATGGCGACTATCCTTTTCTTGGCGGTACTGTTTACTTGACCGTGAACGTTATGTTCTTTACAAAGTGTGACATTAAAGGTGTTGTGTATTTAACTACTCTGCTATTAATTAATATCACtttaatttgatatttaaaaaaaaatcttgtGCTGTTTATTATTTTCAACACCATTTTCGCAATCGTGCATTAATAGAGTAGGTAACAACGCGACAAACACGAATAAAACGATAATACTACATATGTATGTGGttatgagtgtgtgtgtgtgtatataccatagtttttttattacttgctattttattttttctccatTTCTTCTGATTTTTGATATTGATGTATCTTAAAAAATTTATTCTGTGAGATTCGCAACCTATTTCGATGTCTTACCCGGCAGCTTCAATTACATAGCaacgatatttcattttcattcaaCTAAGAACGTGGCGAATTAATTGGCATTCTTGTTTATCTCTTCTACTATCGATGCTTGTTCGAATGTTTGCTCTTCTATTTTAGAAGTGTATATAATCTTTCATTCTTTCGGATACAACGACTTATTGCTGAAACGGATGCAACATCTTGCAATTGTCCTTTTTGACAAGACGGTTTGATTAAAACAGTAAATACCGCGACAGTAATTTAGCTTAGAAAAAAATGTCTAGCTCGTACATTATCGAGCCACAAGAGAGCGGATCAGGAAAGAAGGATGATACATTAATTATCATTGTCAATGATGATGGTACTATATCCGTCGACCAAGAAACTTTGCAGACTTTAATTAGTAAGTTACATTATTTGGATAAGTTGGATTGTCAActgtaaatattgaatattcgTATTGATTTTCAGTGAATCAATCTAATGCAAATGTCAGCGTTGTTAGAGTAGGACAAGCAGAGACAGACACAGAAAATGGAGATATTACATTAACTGTAGATCCTCCAATGTTTACATCTGCTGCAATTAATTCTGGTGGTACATCTACTGATGCAACCAGTTTAGTCGATCCTTTTATGGAAATGGATCCAGAACAGTTGGAACGATTAGAGACAGCTTTACAAAGTGAAGAGGCAAAACAAATTCTTGGAGAAAATGTCACAGCTATGCttggtatttttattattattattattattattattattattattattattattattattgttgttgttgttgttatttctattctataatatactgtattgttaaaattatattattcatacCACCTTTCCATTCATATATATAGCAATCGCTACATTTTATAGATATGTTAACAGTAGAGGAACAACAAAACTCTATAAGATATAGCGTTAAGTTGGATCACTGCTACACAAGTAGATTATCACCTTCTGATCCAAAACCGAGGGATCCATTGCCTGTTATCGATTCACCTACTTCCGACGATGGATTACAATACTCGCATCAACATTCACCTGCTCCTGGAACATCCAAAACATCGTCCCCTGTCGGCGAAGCTGAGAATACTGTCGTGATCAAGCCAAAGGCTACAACCAAAACTGTGAGTATTTAGGTAGTTTGAGAGAACCGAATTAGTCAATTGTTACGATATTTATCTTAGGGCAAACCAGTTGGTCGGCCGCGAAAAAATATCCCCCCGACTCCTGTTCCTACCTGTAATAGCAACACGAGATCGTCGACCAATATAGCAAGTACGCCTAAATCTCTCGGACACCCGGTTCCAAGGAATTTATTGCAGCAGGGTGTTGGAAAACGTAATCATACTGTGCTGTTCCATCAAATTTATCAAAAACACTATTGATATCATAATAGCTCTTATTACTCTTCTTTCTTTGGTTAGATCAAGGAAAATCTAATGACGAGGATGAAGAAGAGTTAATGTCATCCAGTGAATCATCCGAGTCAGAACCACCATCTGACAATGATTCAGATTTTGGTCCACGAGGTCCTAGAAGAGGTGGTATAAGAGCTAGAGGCGGTAGGAAAGGGCTTACTACCAGAGGAGGAAGTATGGTAGCTACTCGTAGAAGAGGGCCCAACAAACAAATGGATATGGAACAAGTTCGCCGATTAGATATGGAAATGGCTGCTGCTGTAAATGCCATGAAGAGTCcagagaaagatgaaaaatcagGTATGAGAGTAGCAACGCGAGTCATGACTATATGTTCTATGATAGTTATTTGCATAAAATGACAATAAGGCGCGTGAACTAATGGTAGATTAAAGACggttttatcttttctttcgaTAGGAGGATTTGGTTTCGTTAAAGGCAAGAGACAGCTTAAAACCGTTATTGGTCGGAAGAAAGAGGAATCGCAACGCAACGAATCGTCTTCGATAATAAATCAAGATGTGTCGGTTAATTTTGAAAAACCGCTGCAGACGACGAACCAAGTTAAAGCGAATTTGATCAATGCTAATATGGTTAAAGGCGACATGATTCTCACAAAACCAGGACAGGGAAGAGCTAATCAAAAAGTTACTTTTGTACAAAAGCAAGTGCTTATGAAGTCGAATGACCTTAAAAATATCGACGTAAAGAAGCAGGTGATTCTTCCTAAAGggaaattttttaatcaaaCCGGAACCAAGTTCTTCGCGACCAAAGATGGCAAACTGGTCCAAATACCTGTAACTACTAAAACTATAACGTCAAACTTATCGATAACGCAAATGAAAGGAGTGATACCACAAGTGTCATCAACACAACAGCCTGCCATGATACAAACTCAGATTTCAAATGTGCAACAGCAGCAATCGCAACAGTTGGCTAAAGTGACGACGCCTGCTgttatttcaaaaattaaatcTTGCGAtccgaagaaagagaaacgaaaatcTGACGGTCTGGAAAGTATTACGAAAATAGAAATCGATACCAATAAAACAACAGAGATCAAAGTTTTTGATGGTTAGTAAGAGTAGCTTATTTACCTGTAATACCTTATTTCCCCTATATATTATTCTCATTGATTATCTTACTCAATACACtagatatatgaaatatttcactTAAATTTTAACCTGCTTTTAGGTATGAAAAAACATGCAAAGAAAGAGAATCGTAAATCACCAGCGTACATGGTGGATACTTTAGGTCCTGCTCTTTTTTCAACCCCAGATATTATTCGTCGTGTTGGTTCGAATGGTGATTCGAAAGTACAAGAAAATATAGTAACACCGTCTGTAGCTGTTGTCTCTTCTGGAAATTCTCTTATGCAAGTAACACATTCACCGTCATCATCGTCGACATCACCCATAACATCAAATCGTTCAGGTTTGTACTTGTATATGtagaaaaaaaattgttatacgttcaaaattattcaaaattttgtGATTAAAGGTATTATTTCTATGTCTTCCGACCGAACTACACATTCTGAAACTTCTATCTCCACGGAAAAGCGAGAAAGTCACGATTGTTTGGTAGAAAATCATGAAGCAGAGTCTAAGCCGGGTGTAAAATCAAACGCATCAGAAGAATTACAACCAGCTCTGGATT includes the following:
- the LOC117158560 gene encoding peroxisomal leader peptide-processing protease isoform X1 produces the protein MKFVEYSRAEQNKANQDKTRRDKTRQGKASQGKARQGFLFFAKGRTVTEEAWNKEISTMHVAENVFVSYASLTEGTMVSHGYSGVLVAERWVLAHGSMLAPVLSRSRDFLRFFTVLNSGDLATARASEQLFDDLTFQIHRNHSLKESGKLVAVWKCPLLEETLENSLKNFTFEKQHDFDRLLLPVFLMIKCKSFELSDETIGREKDSTFVESKQLGGESEVTDKAKVKQVLLQLAKQAAVGKITKGAIVELVSTPFGNAFFIDSVSRGIIGNLLGTNQCLIVIDVTSFPGCEGSPVFLINDCGRRNICGMVIASLSRYRGEWVNCTFAVNLLSLLKRILQSRVLKDDPRCLSCKILPFTWRSLPEIDTLEKSIAIVKCGPNWGTATLVDEQSGTFITCAHVVTMAPERKIKLATCIMSRTDEFEWFAEANLIYKTPTERPYDIAVLKIDLKFKEPSMKAIELADTDAQKGEEILSIGFPISLKGRPTISSGIISKTWRHMFQTNCCVHGGVSGGPIVRRANFKMLGIVVCNVALSNDSVLYPRLCMAIPTTVFKKPLDDYLRTADPKALEGLTQYDKSVASTWNFTPFLPSSSFSFLLLISTSVSLCFISGGIKLLYPSFCT
- the LOC117158560 gene encoding peroxisomal leader peptide-processing protease isoform X3; the encoded protein is MVFEKRFLFFAKGRTVTEEAWNKEISTMHVAENVFVSYASLTEGTMVSHGYSGVLVAERWVLAHGSMLAPVLSRSRDFLRFFTVLNSGDLATARASEQLFDDLTFQIHRNHSLKESGKLVAVWKCPLLEETLENSLKNFTFEKQHDFDRLLLPVFLMIKCKSFELSDETIGREKDSTFVESKQLGGESEVTDKAKVKQVLLQLAKQAAVGKITKGAIVELVSTPFGNAFFIDSVSRGIIGNLLGTNQCLIVIDVTSFPGCEGSPVFLINDCGRRNICGMVIASLSRYRGEWVNCTFAVNLLSLLKRILQSRVLKDDPRCLSCKILPFTWRSLPEIDTLEKSIAIVKCGPNWGTATLVDEQSGTFITCAHVVTMAPERKIKLATCIMSRTDEFEWFAEANLIYKTPTERPYDIAVLKIDLKFKEPSMKAIELADTDAQKGEEILSIGFPISLKGRPTISSGIISKTWRHMFQTNCCVHGGVSGGPIVRRANFKMLGIVVCNVALSNDSVLYPRLCMAIPTTVFKKPLDDYLRTADPKALEGLTQYDKSVASTWNFTPFLPSSSFSFLLLISTSVSLCFISGGIKLLYPSFCT
- the LOC117158560 gene encoding peroxisomal leader peptide-processing protease isoform X4 → MCDYDGFLFFAKGRTVTEEAWNKEISTMHVAENVFVSYASLTEGTMVSHGYSGVLVAERWVLAHGSMLAPVLSRSRDFLRFFTVLNSGDLATARASEQLFDDLTFQIHRNHSLKESGKLVAVWKCPLLEETLENSLKNFTFEKQHDFDRLLLPVFLMIKCKSFELSDETIGREKDSTFVESKQLGGESEVTDKAKVKQVLLQLAKQAAVGKITKGAIVELVSTPFGNAFFIDSVSRGIIGNLLGTNQCLIVIDVTSFPGCEGSPVFLINDCGRRNICGMVIASLSRYRGEWVNCTFAVNLLSLLKRILQSRVLKDDPRCLSCKILPFTWRSLPEIDTLEKSIAIVKCGPNWGTATLVDEQSGTFITCAHVVTMAPERKIKLATCIMSRTDEFEWFAEANLIYKTPTERPYDIAVLKIDLKFKEPSMKAIELADTDAQKGEEILSIGFPISLKGRPTISSGIISKTWRHMFQTNCCVHGGVSGGPIVRRANFKMLGIVVCNVALSNDSVLYPRLCMAIPTTVFKKPLDDYLRTADPKALEGLTQYDKSVASTWNFTPFLPSSSFSFLLLISTSVSLCFISGGIKLLYPSFCT
- the LOC117158560 gene encoding peroxisomal leader peptide-processing protease isoform X2; its protein translation is MTSKINGFLFFAKGRTVTEEAWNKEISTMHVAENVFVSYASLTEGTMVSHGYSGVLVAERWVLAHGSMLAPVLSRSRDFLRFFTVLNSGDLATARASEQLFDDLTFQIHRNHSLKESGKLVAVWKCPLLEETLENSLKNFTFEKQHDFDRLLLPVFLMIKCKSFELSDETIGREKDSTFVESKQLGGESEVTDKAKVKQVLLQLAKQAAVGKITKGAIVELVSTPFGNAFFIDSVSRGIIGNLLGTNQCLIVIDVTSFPGCEGSPVFLINDCGRRNICGMVIASLSRYRGEWVNCTFAVNLLSLLKRILQSRVLKDDPRCLSCKILPFTWRSLPEIDTLEKSIAIVKCGPNWGTATLVDEQSGTFITCAHVVTMAPERKIKLATCIMSRTDEFEWFAEANLIYKTPTERPYDIAVLKIDLKFKEPSMKAIELADTDAQKGEEILSIGFPISLKGRPTISSGIISKTWRHMFQTNCCVHGGVSGGPIVRRANFKMLGIVVCNVALSNDSVLYPRLCMAIPTTVFKKPLDDYLRTADPKALEGLTQYDKSVASTWNFTPFLPSSSFSFLLLISTSVSLCFISGGIKLLYPSFCT